Genomic segment of uncultured Tolumonas sp.:
ATAGAAAACATCATTATTGAAAGCGTTAGTTTACAATGAATTGATAAAATAGGAGAACTGCATGGCGGAAGAATGGGTAGATATTGTTGATACCAATAACAACGTTATTGATGCTGTTCCTCGTTCCGTGATGCGTCAGCAACGACTGCTGCATCGGGCTACCTATATTGTCATTGAGAATGCACAGGGTCAGTTGTATGTGCAAAGACGAACGGCCACAAAAGATTATTGCCCTTCAATGTTAGATGCTTGCTGTGGCGGGGTTGTGTCTAAAGGCGAAGAGATCCAAGCATCAGCATATCGTGAATTAGCAGAAGAAATGGGTATTAGAAATGTTCCTCTGAAATTTCATGGCTCATTTTTACATCAAGATAACGACTGCAATGTTTGGGGAGCGGTATTCAGTTGTCAGTACGATGGCGAGTTAGTCTTGCAACAAGAAGAAGTGGAATATGTGTTGTTGATGACTACGGATGAGATACAAACCAGAGCATCAGAATTTACCGCAGATTCTCTGGCCGCAATTCAAGTTTGGTTAACTGGAGCAGATAATCAGGGTCATGATAAGTTGCAATGACATTCTCAGTTGTCGCTATATTCAGGGAAATGGCGTTTAAAATACGTTAAGCTTTACAAGATAAGTTTGATGGAGAGTGATATGCAGCGTTTCGCCGATGTGTCAGCCCAAAAATGGGTTTGGCGAGCAATGGTCCGAAGTGCATTAGTACCATTAGTATTGGTAGAAACGGTACTTATTGCAGTCTACCTGATTAGCAATAACCTCATCCGAGAAGCAAATATTAACTATATTTATCAGCAAGCTGATAAAGAACTCCAGATATCAGCACAGCGTGAGTCCGAAGTTATTCGGGAACAGTTATTGGCGATTTCTCGCCAAACGGAAATATATCGAACCGAAACGCAACGAGTTTTGTTGGATAAAAATATTGCCATTCCAGACGCTGAAAAAGCTAATTACACTATATCACCACAAGGTGTTTTTTATTCTATCAAAGATACGGGTGGTGCGGCTTCTTTTTATTCCTCAGCAACACCATTAGCACAACAAGATCATGAAAAGGCATTACGGCTTTCACAGTTAGACTCTTTAATGAAAGGAATTAAAGAGAGTAATCCTTTAATTGCAGCAGCCTATTTTAATAGTTGGGATTCCTATAATCGAATTTATCCATGGTTTAATACCCTAGATCAATACCCGAAAGATATGGTGATTCCTGATTATAATTTTTATTATTTAGCCGATAAGAAAAATGACCCATTACGTACAGTAGTATGGACAGATGTTTACATCGATCCAGCAGGGAATGGTTGGATGGCATCTTGTATCGCGCCTGTATATCGGCAAGATTTTCTAGAGGGTGTCGTCGGGCTTGATGTTACAGTCGGTTCTATTATTGAAAAAATTCAGCGTTTAGCTATACCCTGGGGTGGCTATGCTATTTTGGTGAATAGTAATGGTAATATTATGGCTTTGCCACCAGAAGGAGAAAAGGATTTTGGTTTGCGTGAGTTAACCAACCATAGTTATCAAGAAGCGATAAAAAAAGAGATATTTAAGCCAGAGCAATTTAATCTTTTTTTGCGCAAAGATTCACAAAAGATAGTTTTCGA
This window contains:
- the yfcD gene encoding NUDIX hydrolase YfcD, which gives rise to MAEEWVDIVDTNNNVIDAVPRSVMRQQRLLHRATYIVIENAQGQLYVQRRTATKDYCPSMLDACCGGVVSKGEEIQASAYRELAEEMGIRNVPLKFHGSFLHQDNDCNVWGAVFSCQYDGELVLQQEEVEYVLLMTTDEIQTRASEFTADSLAAIQVWLTGADNQGHDKLQ